From a region of the Asterias amurensis chromosome 2, ASM3211899v1 genome:
- the LOC139933945 gene encoding uncharacterized protein has protein sequence METNKRTASSCDGPVPSDFLLQYYPADWMKQLQLIPKYRVKLVHGVTPIQRWYLPNVPANFEIHIKRDDLTGCELSGNKARKLEFLLADAINQGCTSIITCGSSQSNHCRATAIAARQLGLEPHLLLRSPVSDPNEVVCTANMFLNRLIGAHIYLLPKTSHIITDITPRMDQLVQKIKEETGEKAYPITLGGSTAVGLYGYLEGFRELLDQGVADQFTDIVITCGSSGSAAGLALANYLTGSRLKVHGFIVAYDSKFHHKWINDVFKEVDAKDSNGEVLQSEDIVNLVDGVIGGGHHHSTQEQLDAVGEVCTKTGIIIDPVYTGKSVFHLLRLLKEQPELFKGNKILFIHTGGLFGLFDGRMDETLKQMGTERNQFHEWMELSDQAPNLNL, from the exons ATGgagacaaacaaaaggaccGCATCATCATGTGATGGGCCCGTACCATCAGATTTCTTATTGCAATATTATCCTGCTGATTGGATGAAACAACTTCAACTCATTCCAAAGTACAGAGTTAAG ctAGTCCATGGAGTCACCCCTATCCAGAGATGGTACCTTCCTAACGTCCCAGCAAATTTTGAAATCCACATCAAACGAGATGACCTGACAGGATGTGAACTTTCCGGTAACAAG GCTCGTAAGCTTGAGTTCCTCCTTGCTGATGCCATCAATCAAGGCTGTACCTCCATCATCACATGTGGATCTTCACAATCAAACCATTGTCGAGCTACTGCCATCGCAGCGAGACAGCTTGGTCTGGAACCCCACCTTCTACTCAGATCTCCTGTCTCA GATCCAAATGAAGTTGTTTGTACAGCTAATATGTTCCTCAACCGTCTGATTGGAGCACACATTTATCTGCTGCCTAAAACGTCTCACATAATAACAGACATAACACCTCGTATGGATCAACTGGTACAGAAAATAAA AGAGGAGACGGGTGAGAAGGCCTATCCAATAACCTTAGGTGGCTCTACAGCAGTAGGCTTATATGGCTATTTGGAAGGATTCAGGGAGCTACTGGATCAG GGTGTTGCAGACCAGTTTACAGACATCGTCATTACATGTGGAAGCAGTGGTTCCGCTGCTGGTCTGGCTCTTGCCAACTATCTCACCGGCTCCAGACTGAA GGTACATGGCTTCATTGTCGCCTATGACTCCAAGTTTCACCATAAATGGATCAATGACGTCTTCAAGGAAGTGGATGCAAAGGATAGCAACGGTGAAGTCTTACAGTCTGAGGACATTGTCAACTTAGTAGATGGAGTCATAGGAGGTGGTCACCACCATTCAACCCAGGAGCAACTAG ATGCTGTTGGTGAGGTTTGTACAAAGACTGGCATTATCATTGACCCTGTGTACACCGGGAAGAGCGTCTTTCATCTGCTCAGGCTATTGAAGGAACAACCAGAACTATTCAAAGGCAACAAGATACTCTTCATACATACAG GAGGACTTTTCGGACTCTTTGATGGCCGCATGGATGAGACTCTAAAGCAGATGGGCACTGAGAGGAATCAATTTCATGAATGGATGGAACTTAGTGATCAAGCCCCCAACTTGAACCTCTGA
- the LOC139933824 gene encoding inositol-pentakisphosphate 2-kinase-like, with product MAGPDVGPVLNIDNWHYRAEGSSSFVIFNPKIRRILKLRKTDARDSSQKVCDEDWTLCHDYVKTLIQPILGSKFICLPKMIPTTRKFLEAAIQRFGHQRPEKRLGSQIDVNKSYVLSFPDFCFLPSPEKMSDNPTFSIEIKPKKGFLPVSHHIPDDLAIKYSVCRVCLHQHHKVQNGVWEHHSQYCPLDLFSCDPPRMKYCLNMLLRNPQNNFRICKDGVLIYQVFEKSTPSLQEQQDLVNQLKPYFGDGTSTEMIEENPLESSCVQAFLDVLIRTLLSNNVQNGITPHVSSRPSLGAQFCKESGYKTKDSFQTSVKAEAIENCILQRLLAAQSLSVLEIDEIYPLYLKVLKYLEEHPEDSHNYILDFPYGGTFNYADGLHLGISNNGTNGKKLDLSNVSIKDAVQLIREFLITRTVKDCSIMVAAQLVDENYDGGALCMPNGKSYLHSAVVIDLDPKPSSRIPTYERTDRKIALEYLSHSMEKTGK from the exons ATGGCAGGTCCTGATGTTGGACCAGTGCTCAATATAGACAACTGGCATTACAGAGCTGAAGGAAGCAGTTCGTTTGTCATCTTTAACCCAAAG attAGAAGGATACTGAAATTGAGGAAGACGGATGCCAGAGACTCCTCCCAAAAG gttTGCGATGAAGATTGGACCCTCTGCCATGATTATGTCAAGACATTGATCCAGCCAATACTGGGGTCAAAGTTCATCTGCCTCCCA AAAATGATCCCAACCACAAGAAAATTCCTTGAGGCCGCCATCCAGAGGTTTGGGCATCAGCGCCCCGAGAAACGCCTCGGTTCCCAGATTGATGTCAACAAGTCGTACGTTCTCAGCTTTCCAGATTTCTGCTTCTTGCCAAGTCCAGAGAAAATGTCTGATAATCCCACATTTAGTATCGAAATAAAG CCAAAGAAAGGTTTTCTTCCCGTTTCTCACCATATTCCAGATGATCTTGCCATTAAGTATTCAGTCTGCCGTGTGTGTCTGCATCAACACCATAAG GTCCAGAATGGTGTGTGGGAGCATCATAGTCAATACTGTCCACTGGATCTCTTCTCTTG TGACCCACCTCGTATGAAATACTGCCTCAATATGCTACTTAGAAACCCCCAGAATAATTTCAGAATTTGTAAG GACGGTGTGCTAATTTATCAGGTCTTTGAGAAATCAACGCCATCACTGCAGGAGCAGCAGGATTTGGTGAATCAGCTGAAGCCCTACTTTGGGGATGGCACCTCGACTGAGATGATTGAAGAAAACCCTCTTGAAAG CTCATGTGTACAGGCCTTTCTGGATGTATTAATCAGGACCTTATTATCAAACAATGTTCAAAACGGTATCACACCCCATGTTTCGTCCAGGCCGAGCCTAGGTGCGCAATTCTGCAAGGAAAGTGGCTATAAGACTAAAG aCTCGTTTCAGACCAGTGTGAAAGCTGAGGCGATTGAAAACTGCATTCTTCAGAGACTGCTCGCTGCCCAGTCACTGTCCGTCTTAGAGATTGATGAAATCTACCCACTGTATCTAAAAGTCTTAAAATACTTGGAGGAGCATCCCGAAGACAG TCATAATTACATTCTAGATTTCCCGTATGGAGGAACCTTCAACTACGCTGATGGTCTGCATCTTGGCATCAGTAACAACGGGACCAACGGGAAGAAACTGGACTTGTCTAACGTCTCCATCAAAGATGCCGTGCAGTTGATTCGAGAGTTTCTCATCACACGTACTGTGAAAGATTGTTCCATCATGGTGGCAGCCCAGCTAGTAGATGAAAACTATGACGG TGGGGCGCTTTGTATGCCTAACGGAAAGTCGTATTTGCACTCAGCCGTGGTGATTGATCTCGATCCCAAACCATCGAGTAGAATACCCACCTATGAGAGGACGGACAGGAAGATTGCCCTGGAGTACCTCAGTCACAGTATGGAGAAGACGGGAAAGTAG